In Cryptomeria japonica chromosome 1, Sugi_1.0, whole genome shotgun sequence, the sequence GATTTGCAAGTCCATATACTGTTAATGTAGAGCCCGGTTGTCGATTCCCATTATATAATAGACTCGGGAATGACGTTTACATTAACGATGGCTTCAATCCGAATCCAACTTTGGACGGGCGGATCACTCCGGAACTCCGTCTAAGAAATCCAACATGTCCTAGAAGGGGGCAGAGTCTGATAAGAATTGGCAATGTGCGAAATGCTGAAAAGAGAGATGTCGAGGATTATGTCGACCCAGTTTGTCGTGTGAAACATTACATCGAGAGTGCATTCAATTTCAGCAACAAAGAAGAGGCGTACCTGTTCATCGCTGACCAGTGCCTGCTAATTAATTATGCTCCCGGCACCACCGATGACCAAATTATGAAGGGACCCCTGAGCATCGGCGATGGCTTTCCCTACTTGGAGGATACTATTTTTGCCAGTGGGATTGACGCTGCATTTACTGCTTCCTCAAAAAATGAGGCCTATATATTTAGAAGTAATAtatatgcactcatcaactttgcaGAAGATGGTGGCTCCATTATCCAAGGACCCAATATAATCACTGATAGCTTCTACTATTTGAAaaataccaattttgaaaatggtATTGATGCGGCTTTTGCCTCTTCCCGAGAAAATGAGGCATATATATTTAAAGGTGATCAGTACGCGCTTATTAATTTTGCACCGGGCATAACAAATGACCACATAATTCAGGGACCCAAAAAGATTACTCTCGGTTTCCCCTCTTTAGAAGGTACGATTTTCCAGGATGGTTTAGATGCAGCGTTTTCGTCTACTGCAAAAAATGAAGCTTATCTATTCAAAGGCGACACCTACGCTCTCATCAATTATGCCCCTGGGACTACAAAAGATTACATTATTAATGGACCGATCACCCCGATTAGTGAAGGTTTCCACTCCTTAAAGGACATCTTACCAATGTATCCATGTGGCTGTTAAACTATCACTTTATTACTAAGTGAAAATAAAGAGCTTGCTTTGCCATTTGCATTATGTTAAAGAGCGAACTTAGCTTTGCTCTGCCATTTGCATTTGCTAAAGACTTTGTTTTATTCTGTTC encodes:
- the LOC131045386 gene encoding uncharacterized protein LOC131045386; this translates as MALPPDSVFRGVAAAIPQPASEDDVLDQLALYITGLTLFNDEGPRILYRHPDNDQDIREAVFRWDTRPPEEIFHTGFTPRPQDSTREENYYNLEQFVNGGGSPADTSPFDTSVFVSTTRSAKWRPLVPVDCILYRYQIYAPGGIDAVLTLRARNNYPNQQEISFAGGSRPQYIRFASPYTVNVEPGCRFPLYNRLGNDVYINDGFNPNPTLDGRITPELRLRNPTCPRRGQSLIRIGNVRNAEKRDVEDYVDPVCRVKHYIESAFNFSNKEEAYLFIADQCLLINYAPGTTDDQIMKGPLSIGDGFPYLEDTIFASGIDAAFTASSKNEAYIFRSNIYALINFAEDGGSIIQGPNIITDSFYYLKNTNFENGIDAAFASSRENEAYIFKGDQYALINFAPGITNDHIIQGPKKITLGFPSLEGTIFQDGLDAAFSSTAKNEAYLFKGDTYALINYAPGTTKDYIINGPITPISEGFHSLKDILPMYPCGC